In one Shewanella loihica PV-4 genomic region, the following are encoded:
- the ispF gene encoding 2-C-methyl-D-erythritol 2,4-cyclodiphosphate synthase gives MNIRIGHGFDVHKFGGELPLILGGVEVPYDTGLVAHSDGDVVLHAISDAILGAMALGDIGKHFPDTDPDFKGADSRVLLRHCYQLALDKGYRLGNLDVTIIAQAPKMLPHIQAIRECLSADLESDIEAINVKATTTEKLGFTGRKEGIAVEAVVLMCAAPR, from the coding sequence ATGAATATACGTATCGGCCATGGTTTCGATGTGCATAAATTTGGCGGCGAGCTGCCGCTGATCTTAGGCGGCGTTGAAGTTCCCTATGACACTGGCCTGGTGGCCCATTCGGATGGCGATGTAGTGCTGCATGCCATCTCAGATGCGATTCTCGGCGCCATGGCGCTCGGAGATATCGGCAAACATTTTCCCGATACCGACCCAGACTTTAAGGGGGCCGACAGCCGCGTGCTGCTACGTCACTGCTATCAGCTGGCGCTGGATAAGGGCTATAGGCTGGGTAATCTGGATGTCACTATTATTGCCCAGGCGCCTAAGATGCTACCGCACATTCAGGCGATACGTGAGTGTCTGAGTGCAGACCTTGAAAGCGACATAGAGGCGATCAACGTCAAGGCCACCACCACAGAGAAGCTTGGCTTTACCGGACGCAAAGAGGGGATAGCGGTGGAAGCCGTGGTGCTGATGTGCGCCGCCC
- the ftsB gene encoding cell division protein FtsB — protein MKRLLIAMFVLLGLLQYRLWWGQNSLPESFQLQEQIKLQRESNAKLIERNQVLKEEILDLRRGTEALEERARNELGMVKQGETFFRVMGEPQRKAEIGEQ, from the coding sequence ATGAAGCGTCTTCTTATCGCCATGTTTGTGCTGCTTGGTCTGCTCCAGTATCGACTCTGGTGGGGACAAAATAGCCTTCCCGAATCTTTTCAGCTGCAGGAACAGATCAAGTTGCAGCGTGAGAGTAACGCCAAACTCATCGAACGAAATCAGGTACTCAAAGAAGAGATTCTCGACCTTAGACGCGGTACCGAGGCGCTGGAAGAACGCGCCCGTAACGAGCTGGGGATGGTGAAACAGGGTGAGACCTTCTTTCGTGTAATGGGTGAGCCTCAGCGTAAAGCCGAGATCGGCGAGCAGTAG
- the ispD gene encoding 2-C-methyl-D-erythritol 4-phosphate cytidylyltransferase, producing the protein MISRIQELVAIVPAAGIGARMGAEIPKQYLMLNHQPILAHTLDRLLEHPRIDKVIIALSPEDSHFAKLSQASHPKLMTVIGGKERADSVLSALKVASQSAWALVHDAARPCLSAADIDKLIAACETEEGHQQGAILAMPVRDTMKRSGKGGAIQETVCRENLWHALTPQLFPVISLKQNLADALAAQVAITDEASAMEWAGGQPLLVSGRFDNIKVTHPEDLQLAALYLQAAASDPNSSTGE; encoded by the coding sequence ATGATTAGTCGCATACAAGAGCTGGTTGCTATTGTGCCCGCCGCCGGGATCGGCGCGCGAATGGGCGCCGAGATCCCCAAGCAATATCTGATGTTAAATCATCAACCTATCCTGGCGCACACCCTAGATCGCCTGCTGGAACATCCACGCATCGACAAGGTGATTATTGCCCTAAGCCCTGAAGATTCCCACTTCGCCAAGCTGAGCCAGGCGAGCCATCCTAAATTGATGACAGTTATCGGCGGTAAAGAGCGCGCCGATTCTGTGCTAAGCGCCCTCAAGGTCGCATCTCAATCTGCCTGGGCGCTTGTGCATGACGCGGCCCGTCCCTGCTTAAGTGCGGCCGATATCGATAAGCTTATCGCCGCCTGTGAGACAGAAGAAGGCCATCAGCAGGGCGCTATCCTCGCCATGCCGGTACGCGACACCATGAAGCGTTCGGGCAAAGGCGGCGCGATACAAGAGACGGTATGCCGGGAGAATCTCTGGCACGCGCTCACCCCCCAGCTATTTCCCGTGATCAGTCTCAAGCAGAATCTAGCTGATGCCCTGGCGGCGCAGGTTGCCATTACCGATGAGGCCTCGGCGATGGAGTGGGCCGGTGGCCAGCCGCTGTTGGTAAGCGGACGATTTGACAACATCAAGGTGACCCATCCAGAGGATCTGCAACTGGCGGCGCTCTATCTGCAAGCGGCCGCCAGTGACCCCAATTCCAGTACAGGTGAATGA